The genomic window taccatccAAACCGCTTTTCAGTAACAAAAAAATtgtgtattttcagctgtttgaagctggtgtaaaaTTAAgaaatgggaagcatagaaatagcgcacatagaacatatcaccaccttccggagacatttgaaaccccacctctttaaggataggataaagtaatccttctaccccccccccccccccaaaaaaaaaaattgtaagtcgctctggataagagcgtctgctaaatgacgtaaatgtaatatctACCCCCTCTTAGACTTGTGTTCAAAGAGaattacagatctataactcccatttctatgtgaatttggtcaggtcacccaaagtgttacatattgcagcttaaaCAATTACCTGTACTCCAGATCACCAAATCAGCCAATAGATGGTATGGGCATACTTGTCTAGAACACATCCATCTGTCTATTTCTTTCAAATGTACTCAAAGTACACAGTGCACCGTCAGAACAATATCCTTTCTTTCTCAACTACGTACCAATGGCCCTGCCAGCACCTTAGCAGCACAGGGCCATTGCGTTGCCATAGCAACCCCACTCACTCACTGTTTTGAGCAAGACACAATCTCTgccaggttgaacatggtgagattgtaacTCCTATATTGATAGTGCAGtgcttcagagattttgcagctaactagctacttcacatgctgatattgactttaGTATTATTGTGTATAGCTATGTTTTCTAGTTAGCTGTCCAGAGTGAGCAtattgcattgtgggttttgtagtcgacttgagctccaacagatttccacaacaatTTTCAAGTTGCTTCCTACCTTATCATAACGGCAAATACATATTGCCGTTATTTAACAATGTAAATCATAGGAATTAGTGGTTTTGAGGGGATTATTCATTTACCCATTGCTATAGCTGTTAAGACAACCATGGTTAACTCAGAAACAGATATAGTACTCTTCAGATGTTAAATAACCaataccatcaaaaacaatgatatacagagcattcggaaagtattcagaccccttgactttttccacatttattttaaaatggattaaagaaaatgttttcctcatcaatctacacacaataccccataatgacaaaacgaaaacaggtttttagaaatgtttgcaaatgtataatttaaaaaaacaacagacataccttatttacataagtattcaaaaatgtatgcactcactaactaagtcgctatggataagagcatctgctaaatgactaaaatgcacacagccaagacaatgcaggagtggcttcgggacaagtctccgaatgtccttgagtggcccagcctgagcccagacttgaacccgatcgaacatctctgtgcagcgacactccccatccaacctgacagagcttgagaggatctgcagagaagaattggagaaactccccaaatacaggtgtgccacgcttgtagcgtcatacccaagaagactcaaggctgtaatcgctgccaaaggtgcttcaacaaagtactgagtaaaaggtctgaatacttgtaaatgggacatttcagttttttatttgtaatatatttgcaaaaatgtgaaaaaatccattttagaataaggctgtaacgtaacaaaatgtggaaaaaggcaaggggtctgaatactttcagaattcACTGTACATGTACATTTGTGGAATTTTGAAAATATATATTGACTTTCACttcacccccttggcatgttGTAAGTAATGCTCATGTAGCTCTGAGACGTCGCTAAATGTTACCCAACAATCGGCACACTCAAAGCCATCATACCCCCGGTTTTTGCCCCTTGGTGTCACAAATGTTGTTGAGGCTCTAAAGAAAGCATCATCATTACCCTTAGACTTTTTCCATCTTTGAGGTGGTACATTCTGAGGACCTTTATCCAAGGGACAGGGTGAGGGTGGTTCATGAGTCGGCATGTGTGTGGTGTCTGTTTCTGGCGTACATTGAGTAGGTTCATCAATAAGGACACATGAGGAGGGGGATGAGCGCTGAGGTAGATCTGAATTGTTTGCCTCACAACAATTACCGCTAGGGCTGGTTCGCCCTTCATGTTCAAGGGACACTGTGTTACGGGGCGAGTCGTGGACTGAGAAAAAGCTAGTGTTTAGAATCTCTTGGGGCTCTTCTTCTGTGTCTGAAATAATGACCGGTGGCTGTGAGGATATTTTAGGGACGACATACAGACGATCAGGGTGAGGATACCTATATATGTTCCTTTTCTTTGACAGATGAAGACTAGGTACTGTCGTAGGGGATAGCGTCGTGACGCTCTCTCTTGGTTTGTTTGAGAGCTTGGAGGTCAGGGAAGCAGAAACAACATTTGCTGAACTGCTATATGTTTTCGTCCCCCCAATAAGATGGCAAACCTGATGGGCTTGGAGCAAGTCTGTGGTTGTAAATCTGGCATTACATTTTCTACAGTGATATGGAAATCGAAGTGGTTCCAATGGCCCTTCAGGGAGAGGGATAACAGGGCAGGCTTTGTGAGCCTTCAAGTGACTCTTTAAGGCTTGGTTACTAGGAAATGGGAGCTTGCAAGGGAGACAATAGTGCGAGCTAGCACCTCTGTGTAAAAGACGATGTCTCTCCAAATTTCTGAAACTGGTGAAACCCTTTCCACACGTGTCACATTTCAGGCTTTCGCGCGGCTGGTGATTTTCGCACAGATGGGTATTTAAGTCTTCTTCAATGACATAGGTTTTGGGACATAATGGACAAGCATAGGGTCTCTGCGCTGCATGTTCCTGCATGTGCTCCCTATAGGAGCCAAAGAAGCGAAACTCTAAATTGCACTGAGTGCATGAGAAGCTACAGTTTTTTTCTCTGTGTAGTCCCTGATGCAACCAGAGCTTGTTCCACCGGTTAAAGGATTTTCCACATTGTCCACATGAATATCTGTCACAAGGGGCATGGGTCTGTAAACGAGTGCGAAAACATGAAGGCTGTTTTACCACACATATGGAATTACAGCTCATTACAGAGGAGGAAGATAGGGCAGAATTTGCACACATGGAGGGAGAAGGTTGATTTATCTCTAACCCATTACCTGGGATCTGGTAAGCAGGTTTGGAGTTCTGTGGAAGCACATCTGAGGAATACTCCTCCATAGTTTCCAGAGGTGGCAGGGGCTCAGGCTCCTTGCATTTAGGATGCTGGTCATCAGTAGATAACATTTCCTGATTATCATTGCACAGAAAATCAATTTCAGTCACATGCATCTGATTTAGCAGAGATTGGGGTTCATGCCAGACCTCTGACAAGGACGAATTGcatgccctctcctctccacttgaTTTGCAGCAAACTTTACAATGAACACATAATTCAGGAATCTGATCATACTGTTGTCCACAAATCTCACAAAGGTTTGGCTTGTTATTAGTGTGTGTTTGCAGATGAAGAATGTACTGACACCAGTGACGATTAAGTTGTTTGCAAATCTGACATTTAAAGTACATCGGGGTATTAATCTGCCCATCAGCCCTTTGCTCCACCAGGAACCCCTCAATGTCAACCTTGTTTCCATCTCCTTCATCTCTAGCCTCAAAACACACTTTGGAGACTTGATGTGTGCGCAAGGATGAGAAGTTGCTAAAGGCCTGTCCACAGTGGTTACAGAAGAAAGGCATCTCTCCTGAGTGCATATGAGAGTGGGTTTTAAGTTCCCTAAGCAGAACAAAGCCTTTTCCACACACAGAGCAAGCATACGGTTTAACAGGCCAGTGTGTTTTTTCATGTGCATTGAAACTTGAGAACTTGATAAACATCTTGCCACAGACTTTGCAGGTGAAACGCCTCACTCCACTGTGTGTTTGTAGGTGCATCTTCAATGTGGCCTTATTGAAAAAAGATTTCAAACAAGTGGAGCATCTAAGGGATTTCCTGCCATTAAGAGTGACTGGGGACTCTATGTAATCAGCGTAAGGTTGAATCTGAATTTCTTTGTCTCTTCTTGTTTTATTAATCAAACTGAACCCCTTGGTGCCCTTCATGTGGATCTTGAAATGATCAATCAAGTCATCTTTATTTGGAGACTGAGTGACGCAACATGGGCATTGAATGGGCCCATGTTGTTTGTGGACTGAGTTTGAGTGTGAGTTGAGTTTGGAGAGCTGAGCAAAGCTCTTGCCACACTTCTGGCAACTGTAAGGCTTCTCACCTGTGTGAATGCGCTTGTGAATTGTGTATGCTGATATGTGACGGAATGAGCGACCGCAGAAATGGCATGACATAGGTTTCCTGGTCTTAAACTTGTGTTGGAGTATACTTGAATGCTGCAATTTAGCATGAGCTGTTAGGGGTTGATCGCCACAGTTGATCTCCTTCTCCGCATGAACTCTACTGTAGTCGTTTGTTACTGCTTTCACTTCTTGTACTCTACATTCTTTCTCTTGAGCAACACTTTCCAATGTGTCATTTTCTGTTAACGAATTACAGAGGCTAGAGTTGAATGAGAGTCCAGTGTTGTCAATGGAAGACTGAACAAACATCTCAAGCGTATCCCTGCAGTTAACTTTGGAGAGAGGTCTTTTGGATTTCACTTTTGTAGCCCATCCAGTTTTATTTCTCCTGCGTCTCTTCTTCACGCCAGTCACTTTATGAGGTAATTTTGTGAGAGGGGGTTTTAATGGGGTAGACTCAACTTGCTGGATTCCTTGTGTCGCCCCTGCATCAACAGAGAAAATAGTTTCTGAAGTTACTGAGGTCTCGAATTCTTGCACTGAAATACTGGGGGAATTAGTCACAATTGGGGAGAAAATGTTGCTGGATTCATCAATGATCTCCCATATGTCATCTTGCTGTTGTTTAAGAACAATGTCTTCAATCTTCATTGCCTTGGATGCTCTAGTGTGCCTTCTTGAAGTTGTTGACATTGGGTTGAATTTGTGCATTTTCCCTCCCTTAGAGGTTCCCTTTGATTTGCAGCCCGGTGTCTTATTCACAGAAAGTTCTCTGCTAGTGTTTGACTTCTGCTGTTCACATGTCAGCTGTTTTGCCATTCTCATCAAGGTACTTTTCTTGAATGGCCGACCTCGTTTCTTTTTCAGTGCTGCTATGGTGGTCTGTAAATCTAACCACACCCTCCCTTTTACAACTGATGTGGCCACTCTCTGTTCTTCCGCAATTGTCTTGGATTTTTTCTTACCCTTGTTCTTCACCCTCTGATTCTCTAGTAAGGATGATTCCAGTAATTCAGATCTATCACTAAGATCATCTTTAAGATTTAGAACATTTATATCTGTATTAACAAAATCAGCACTTCTGCTGTCAACTTTTCGTTTTCTGTGTTTTTCTGATATATTGCTGAGACACAGAGATGTTTCTTCTGGGGACATATTCATGCATTGCTGGTCACTGGGGGTGGATGCAATTTCTTGCACTCTTTTACCCTTGGCAATACGACCACCTTTTTTATGTTTTGGAATCACAGCACTGATTGGGTCTATTGCAATAGATATAAAGTCCCCTGCTTCATCTATAGGGACTTGTAAAACTAATTTGTCATCTGCTAATGCATTGCCATCTTTCCCCTGAGATTGGCTGGGTTTACTTGGTATATTCACATTGTCTGTTTTGAGTATTTTGCCTTTTTTCCCTTTGCCGTTCTTTTCTTTTCCCCTATTTTCTGGCCTTTTTTCTTCCTCAATTAGTTCCTCTTTTACAAATGCTGATAAGAATTTAACACACACCTTGTTGTCATCTGTGATATTCTTATCAAGACCTGTACCTTTTGGTCTCTGAGGTTTTATCTTCTTAGGAGGCCTCCCTATTTTATGTGACCTTTTCTCTATACAAACAGCACTCACTAATTCAGTAATCTGTCCTTCTGCTGCAATTGAGGACACTGTTGTTGATACAGGACTGGTAGGGTGATTGGTGAGATGTGATGTAACCGATAAAACTGCTTGATCTTGCATCAACTCAGTTGTGATATGTGAATTAGATTTGGAGGGCCGTCTGGAATGTCTTACATTGGATATTGGGCAGCTTGATCCAGTATTTTCATTCCTCACTTTGGAGCCTTTAGGAGTATCAAGAATATTCTGAACCTGGTCCACATGTGTGAAAGTGGTAGCCATTTCAGAATATCCATATTCCACTCCAAGATAAGGTTTTGAACTTGGTGGGGTTGGAATTTCAGTGGTCTTTGAGCTTTGTTTGGAAGGGATTTTCCTTTTCTTGCATGCCTTTGAAATATAGTTTTTTTGTGGGGGTGTGACATGTCCACTGTTCGATCCTGACTGTATCTCTGATGCCAGCAAAGCAACTTGGTTTGGATGTTTATTGGAGGTAAGAGTTGCTGCTTGTTCTGACATGGAAACATTGCTGTCCTCTTCTTTTCTATAATTTTTTGACCCCATACGTCGTTTCTGGGCTGTTTCCATATGATCTTCCATCACTGATGTCACTGTTTCTTTTTTATGTTTAACTACATAGTTATTGGTTTTTCCATCACTCTTTTCTCCTTGCTCTGCATGGGTAAGGTGGGGAGGCATTTCAAGAC from Coregonus clupeaformis isolate EN_2021a chromosome 17, ASM2061545v1, whole genome shotgun sequence includes these protein-coding regions:
- the si:ch73-347e22.4 gene encoding uncharacterized protein si:ch73-347e22.4, translating into MEESWDSIDEAGDYSTDAARNLPSCSCQQITEHKGTEVGEEILTDKTSKSMAAFKVKNDEGSAPFSDIHSHSKIMAQDLQRKATERRATEVIHDKCPPFSQRLCPVGLTNVQESCILSSGFDVKKNRGRDSAAVDVGTIVSFPPFSSNLSKNIKGNVTLSPTALESQQSSLSASSLSDHAQYSREVVDEKTYADVSHQTLPLADTKKGKEKMSFNSLLPVMEKQQKRKAGRPYKKKTLVKMAERLAIAQEWDSDVTDIHRVTHHKDTLTPSCKQTKKKKKDEMLEFLPTTSSDTSFGCNSTSDSSNHLTIAQSDDIISASQIAGPSISMEFNQPSRRPRTSKTTQKAEELKIKEVLALKLTTATKGQDSPIEQALTQNTLVPSENALKVQKRPTKNKTMTSKGGNRRTQAFKRNRMNPSSLFATQSRSSNATPQEIFNLGLSQDATPLQSSDIKMEPKYLSDTSVLDVENFTEGSVKSPGMTSNCFDLFITQKDQGAPSDMKREIKDNVTANISGVGNQGEMTPRTRELSRLKSIEDVLKLKRKAGRPFKKNTVFKMAKLVAIAQEGRTNDTENSGMIEECVPKFPAYHPLKSKVKKEKTDTKTLATNSPASPSRKSSRTCKTTPKTVQKMQVLTHMLTQPVLTVPVNLIEPILKSEDTTLISSTVSPIPLCSAEIFPQQESLRYRKPLKKNTTFNKNMTTAVPHPPIFALVSKANVVSTGNGKETKKDIGSKRKCKQVPRTSGVSELLCTNGVHQGDVHTQTNRDEVYSMTSAPTVPRSQKTQKRGVQNKKGTEKAVVPLSDETVLPVSDCQLQVQNHSASQETPLLPSKIKTESDTVYLTPRTVTKKNPKTCKERKKPSPKVEKAQVPSLDPSLGVEHICPDVPHLDQMRQVEAVIESVIEDIHKPLKLVGHRKKIKEEASNVYALTLDRSLGVEHRTPDVPQVDHIRQMEAVIESFKKEVSDVSASAHSTFPASDNMFERNNHSTLSQTLLLPSEIKTESGRIKNVIPRTSDVPQMDHIRQMEAAIESVIEDLHKKEASNVAPLEPTTLSASYNLLEQHNHSTSPQSSFMSSGKTKSGLKHAKPKTATKNKSKTCMKEKLASKSLSKNPKKAAMQTSGPTSDTMHVSSTTVKKKSSKICKEIKISSQKVEKPQVSTLDPSLGVEHRCPDQIRQVEAVIDSVIEDLHKPFKPKGQQKKFKEETSNVAASEQRTFLAPNNRLEQHNHSTLPQYYFLSPGKTKSDLKHAKPKMATKIQSKACSKGKFFKNAKKAAVLTSDPSIGAEYGCLEMPSHLTQAEKGGKSDGKINKYVGKHEKEAVISVTGDHLETAAHKPHQRKRSRKKLKEEDSSDSKPEQVESTTSDCQLKQHDHNALQQVSLLASEAKTESGIEHIMPEMEITNKPKTCRKRKLPSKALSGNAKRAAMRTSNPTLGAEVGCLEMPPHLTHAEQGEKSDGKTNNYVVKHKKETVTSVMEDHMETAQKRRMGSKNYRKEEDSNVSMSEQAATLTSNKHPNQVALLASEIQSGSNSGHVTPPQKNYISKACKKRKIPSKQSSKTTEIPTPPSSKPYLGVEYGYSEMATTFTHVDQVQNILDTPKGSKVRNENTGSSCPISNVRHSRRPSKSNSHITTELMQDQAVLSVTSHLTNHPTSPVSTTVSSIAAEGQITELVSAVCIEKRSHKIGRPPKKIKPQRPKGTGLDKNITDDNKVCVKFLSAFVKEELIEEEKRPENRGKEKNGKGKKGKILKTDNVNIPSKPSQSQGKDGNALADDKLVLQVPIDEAGDFISIAIDPISAVIPKHKKGGRIAKGKRVQEIASTPSDQQCMNMSPEETSLCLSNISEKHRKRKVDSRSADFVNTDINVLNLKDDLSDRSELLESSLLENQRVKNKGKKKSKTIAEEQRVATSVVKGRVWLDLQTTIAALKKKRGRPFKKSTLMRMAKQLTCEQQKSNTSRELSVNKTPGCKSKGTSKGGKMHKFNPMSTTSRRHTRASKAMKIEDIVLKQQQDDIWEIIDESSNIFSPIVTNSPSISVQEFETSVTSETIFSVDAGATQGIQQVESTPLKPPLTKLPHKVTGVKKRRRRNKTGWATKVKSKRPLSKVNCRDTLEMFVQSSIDNTGLSFNSSLCNSLTENDTLESVAQEKECRVQEVKAVTNDYSRVHAEKEINCGDQPLTAHAKLQHSSILQHKFKTRKPMSCHFCGRSFRHISAYTIHKRIHTGEKPYSCQKCGKSFAQLSKLNSHSNSVHKQHGPIQCPCCVTQSPNKDDLIDHFKIHMKGTKGFSLINKTRRDKEIQIQPYADYIESPVTLNGRKSLRCSTCLKSFFNKATLKMHLQTHSGVRRFTCKVCGKMFIKFSSFNAHEKTHWPVKPYACSVCGKGFVLLRELKTHSHMHSGEMPFFCNHCGQAFSNFSSLRTHQVSKVCFEARDEGDGNKVDIEGFLVEQRADGQINTPMYFKCQICKQLNRHWCQYILHLQTHTNNKPNLCEICGQQYDQIPELCVHCKVCCKSSGEERACNSSLSEVWHEPQSLLNQMHVTEIDFLCNDNQEMLSTDDQHPKCKEPEPLPPLETMEEYSSDVLPQNSKPAYQIPGNGLEINQPSPSMCANSALSSSSVMSCNSICVVKQPSCFRTRLQTHAPCDRYSCGQCGKSFNRWNKLWLHQGLHREKNCSFSCTQCNLEFRFFGSYREHMQEHAAQRPYACPLCPKTYVIEEDLNTHLCENHQPRESLKCDTCGKGFTSFRNLERHRLLHRGASSHYCLPCKLPFPSNQALKSHLKAHKACPVIPLPEGPLEPLRFPYHCRKCNARFTTTDLLQAHQVCHLIGGTKTYSSSANVVSASLTSKLSNKPRESVTTLSPTTVPSLHLSKKRNIYRYPHPDRLYVVPKISSQPPVIISDTEEEPQEILNTSFFSVHDSPRNTVSLEHEGRTSPSGNCCEANNSDLPQRSSPSSCVLIDEPTQCTPETDTTHMPTHEPPSPCPLDKGPQNVPPQRWKKSKGNDDAFFRASTTFVTPRGKNRGYDGFECADCWVTFSDVSELHEHYLQHAKGVK